The Desulfobacteraceae bacterium nucleotide sequence CCAACAGACCGGCACCGCCGGCAGCCGCCCGGCGGGCCAGGTCGCCGGCCGCTGCGATGTTTTTGGCGGGCTGCCGATCGGCGCTCACCTGTCCCAGTGCGATCCGCAACTGCACCTCCATGGCCCCTCCTTTGACTTTCGCGCCCGCCGTCATTTCTTAAACGCCTCCTTGCGCAGCCCCGCCTGTTTCATCTTGTTGTACAACCCCCGGGGGTGAATGCCCGCGATCCGGGCGGTCTCGGCGATGCGGCCGCCGGTTTTCCTGAGCGCCATTTCCAGATAAAGCCGCTCGACCTGCGCCAGCACCTCTTTCTGCACCTCGGGCAGGGTCTTGTCCAGCCATTCAGCGGCGCCCCGGGCGGCGCCGGTAAGGCCCGCCGCCGAAACGGCCGGGTTGCCGTGAAACACATGGGGCAGCTCGGCCATTTGGATCACATCGGTCTTGCACAGCAGCATGGCCCGTTCGATGACATTCATCAGCTCACGCACGTTCCCCGGCCAGTCGTAGTTGGAGAGCGCCTGGAGGGCCTGATCCGAGAAACCGTTGATCTCCCGCCCGATTTTGTAGCGAAAAAAAGCGATAAAACGCCGCACCATCGTGGGGATGTCCTCCCGGCGATGGCGCAAGGGGGGGATCGTGAGGGTCAACACGCTCAAGCGGTAGTAGAGATCCTGCCGGAAGTTGCCCCGGGCGACTTCCGCCTCCAGGCTGCGGTTGGTGGAGGCGGTCACCCGCACGTCCAGCCGAATGGTTTTTTCCCCGCCCACCGGCCGCACCTCGTAATCCTGAAGCACCCGCAGCAGCTTGGCCTGCAGGTGCAGGGGCATCTCACCGATTTCATCCAGGAAAATGGTTCCGCCATGGGCCAGCTCGAACGCCCCCCGGCGATACCGGATAGCCCCGGTGAAAGCGCCCTGCTCATGACCGAAGAGCTCGCTTTCCAGCAGGTTTTCGGGCATCGCCGCCGTGTTGACCGACACAAACGGGCCGGCCGAGCGGGGGCTTTCGGCGTGGATGGCCTTGGCCAGGTGCTCCTTGCCGACGCCGGTTTCACCCAGCAGCAGAATCGGCGAATCGCTGGGTATGACCTGGAGCACCTCTTCCATGAAGAGCTGCATGGCCTGGCTTTCGGAAACGAAATCCGAAATTTTGGGCTTTTCCAGCCCGCGGCGGTCAAAGCGCCTGCGCATGATGTACTGGCGCCGGGACTCCAGGGTGGTCTCCATGGCCTCGACCATGCTCTTTTTGGAAATCCCGGCGTAGAGCACCACGTCCGCCCCGGCGGCCGCCAGCTGGGCATGCTCCTCGGCGGAATCACTGTCATGGATGATCACGGTGGTGGGGCTTTCGGGCAACTCGTTGAGAATCGTAATGCCGTTGTCGGCCGGTCGCAGGAGCAGCGATTCGCTGATCACGATCACATCACAGCCGCTGCAGAGCACCTTCTGCCAAACCGTGCGCTGCTGGCCGAAGGACTCCACCCGGACGTCGTACTCCGCGAGCTTGCGCTCCAGATAGCGCTGCAAGTTTCTGTCCTTGAGGGCCAACCCCAAACGAATCAGCACCGTTCCCTCCTCCCGTTAACGGCAACCCCGTACCGATTTTGGGCCGGGGTATCACAACCCGCTTTGAGAATGAAATTACCGCTTTTACCCCCCCGACCCGCCACCGGGTGACATCGACAATACTGGAAACCAACTGAAAATTATAGCTAAAATTTCCTTTCAGCCGCCGCCTGGGCCCCGGACCGGGTTTTGAGCGGGCGGTCCTTCTTTTTTTGGCATTACAGTACCGGTTTTTTTACTATTCGGCAAACAAATACCTTTTTTGGCCCGAAAAGTGACGCCGGCAACGTTGCGAATTTCAATAAAAAAATTTCATTTCAGTAAGTTATAATTTTTTAATAGTGCTGGCACGCTCTGTGCTCAAGGCGGGCAGCCTGTTCACAAGGCGCCGCGGCGTCCTGCCGCCGCCACGCCCGGGCCGCCTTCGCAAAATCGGATACACCCTAATTTGCCCCTCACGCTTCAGGACACGGGAGTGCACCATGATCGAAGTCAGCGTGTGTCAGGATCTCAAGGAAGCCAAGCGCCACTGGCAGCGCCACTGGCCCCAGCAGTGCCTCTTTGATCTCTGGCCTGTGAGGGCCTGCTTTCAGGCCGAGTTCAACAACAGCCCGTATTTCCTGATCGCCTCCCGCCGGGGCAGCTTCTGCGGGATGCTGGCCCTCAGCTGGATCGATGAAGAGCAGTGCTTCGGCCATTTTCCGGGGGAGCTCTGGGAGGGCAAAACCTGGCTGGAGCAGAACAAAATTCTGGCCAGCGACCCGGCGGTCGCCGGCGCCCTGCTGGAGCAGGTCCCGGCGGCGGCGAAGATCCGCTATTTGACCTTGGGGCCGGGTCTGGCGGCGCCGGGATCGGAGAACGTCGACGAGATCGGCTACCTCTTCTTGCCGGGGCAATACGGCTACTGTTTCCCGGCTTTCCTGCAGAGTTTTTCGGGAAAATCGCGCAAGAAAATGCGGGTCGAGCTGGACCGTCTGAAGGCCCGGGGAGTGTCCTGGCGCCATGACAGTTTCGCCGATGTGGAGCGGATGTTCCGCCTCAACCTGGAGAACTTCAAGGAATACTCCTACTTCAGCGACGACCGCTTTTTGCGGGCCTTTGAAAACCTCGCCTCCTGGCTGCAGGCCAAAGACATGCTGCGGGTGACCACCGTCCTGATCGGCGGCGAGGTGGCCGCGGTGGATATCGGCGCCGTCCGGGGCGCCACCTACACGGTCCTGGCCGGCGGCACGCACCCTGAATTTGCGGGCGTCGCCAAGCTGATCAACCTGCACCATCTGGAATGGGCCTGCCAGCAGCGATTTGCAGAGGTGGACTTTCTCTGCGGCGAATTCAATTGGAAAAACCGGTTTCACCTGACCCCACGCCCCCTGTTCCAGGTGTGCAACCAGCAGGCCCTGGCCGAGTGGCCCGCGGCGTCGGCCCCGGCGGTTTCCTGTGCCGCTTAGCCCGCGCGTCCTGGTGGTCGGCACCACCCCGGACTACATCGACTGGATCCGGAACAGCCGGGTCGACGGCACCCTGTTTTTGACCGACCCCGGCCTGCGCCGCCGCGCCCGCGAGTCCGCCCCGACACCGGAGGAGGAGATCCTCTGCGACCTGTCCGACCATAGCCGGCTGCGCCACGCGCTGCACGCCCACACGGAGCGCTTCGGGCAGCAGGTGGTTGGGGTTGCAGCTTACGACTGCGAATCCATGGCGCCGGCCGCCCGGCTGGCGGCCAACTTGGGCCTGCCCTACCCGTCGCTGCAGGCCGTCCGCAACTGCCGCGACAAGCACCTTTCAAAGACCCTTTGGGAGGCCGAAGGGCTCCGCTGCCCCACATCCCGCCTGGTCCGCTCGCCGGCCGATGCCGCCCGGTTCGCGGGAGAACTCGGCCGTCCCTGCGTCCTCAAACCCCTCAGGGGGAGCGGCAGCGAGCTGATCTTTCGCTGCGAGAGTGCCGGGGCGTGCGTGGCCGCTTTTGAAACCATCGCAAGCGGCCTGCGAGAGCGGCGCTCACACCGTCTTTACGCGGCCGCCTGCCCGCCGGAGGCGCCGGAAATCCTGGCCGAGGAGTGGATCGCGGGCGAGGAGTTCAGCTGCGATTTCAGGGTTGAAAACGGCCGGGCGACCCTCATCCGCCTGACCCGCAAGATCCTCTCGGAGACCGGCCCCTTCGGCACCGCCAGGGGGTACTTTCTCTCCACCGCGCCACCCGCCGCCGTGGGCCCCGACAGCCTGCCGCAAACCCTTTATCGCAGCGCCGCGGCCCTGGGGCTGGAGCGGGCGCTCTGCATGCTGGACTTCAAGGTTCAGGATGAACGGATCGTTCTGCTGGAGCTTGCCCCGCGCCCCGGCGGGGACTGCCTGCCGTTTCTGCTGCGCCGCTGCTGGGGTCTTGACATCCTGGGGGGCTTCCTGGATTTCTGCGCCGGGCGGCCGGTGGACTTCACGCCCCCGACCGGGGCCAGGCCCTGTGTGGGGCTGCGGCTGCACGCCCCCCGGGGGGGAATACTCAAGCGCCTGGATGCGCGCCTGCTGGCACAGGACCCGCGCGTGCGCGAAATCCACCTGGCGCGCGCACCTGGCGCGCGCGTCCGGATGCCCCCCGCGGACTACGACTCCTGGCTCCTGGGGCACGTCATTTTCGAGCCCGACCCGGACCCCGACCCGGCCGTCCAATGCCAGCGCCTCGCGGCCAAGCTGGCGGTGGAAATGGAGACCCCCTGATGACCCGCGACCCGTTGCAGCTGATCCCCAAACTCCAGGCAACCCTTGCCCGGGAAACGCCCCTGCTGCCCGCGGCGGAACTCCAGTCCTTTGTGGCATACCATTTCCAACGGCGAGAGGTTTACCTCGGGGCCCTGGACCGTCAGCCGGCCCCGCTCTACCTCCAGGAAGCGGCGGTGCTCAGGCAGCGCGCGCACCAGCTCAAAGAGGCCTTCCGGG carries:
- a CDS encoding ATP-grasp domain-containing protein, whose protein sequence is MPLSPRVLVVGTTPDYIDWIRNSRVDGTLFLTDPGLRRRARESAPTPEEEILCDLSDHSRLRHALHAHTERFGQQVVGVAAYDCESMAPAARLAANLGLPYPSLQAVRNCRDKHLSKTLWEAEGLRCPTSRLVRSPADAARFAGELGRPCVLKPLRGSGSELIFRCESAGACVAAFETIASGLRERRSHRLYAAACPPEAPEILAEEWIAGEEFSCDFRVENGRATLIRLTRKILSETGPFGTARGYFLSTAPPAAVGPDSLPQTLYRSAAALGLERALCMLDFKVQDERIVLLELAPRPGGDCLPFLLRRCWGLDILGGFLDFCAGRPVDFTPPTGARPCVGLRLHAPRGGILKRLDARLLAQDPRVREIHLARAPGARVRMPPADYDSWLLGHVIFEPDPDPDPAVQCQRLAAKLAVEMETP
- a CDS encoding GNAT family N-acetyltransferase; translated protein: MIEVSVCQDLKEAKRHWQRHWPQQCLFDLWPVRACFQAEFNNSPYFLIASRRGSFCGMLALSWIDEEQCFGHFPGELWEGKTWLEQNKILASDPAVAGALLEQVPAAAKIRYLTLGPGLAAPGSENVDEIGYLFLPGQYGYCFPAFLQSFSGKSRKKMRVELDRLKARGVSWRHDSFADVERMFRLNLENFKEYSYFSDDRFLRAFENLASWLQAKDMLRVTTVLIGGEVAAVDIGAVRGATYTVLAGGTHPEFAGVAKLINLHHLEWACQQRFAEVDFLCGEFNWKNRFHLTPRPLFQVCNQQALAEWPAASAPAVSCAA
- a CDS encoding sigma-54 dependent transcriptional regulator; the protein is MLIRLGLALKDRNLQRYLERKLAEYDVRVESFGQQRTVWQKVLCSGCDVIVISESLLLRPADNGITILNELPESPTTVIIHDSDSAEEHAQLAAAGADVVLYAGISKKSMVEAMETTLESRRQYIMRRRFDRRGLEKPKISDFVSESQAMQLFMEEVLQVIPSDSPILLLGETGVGKEHLAKAIHAESPRSAGPFVSVNTAAMPENLLESELFGHEQGAFTGAIRYRRGAFELAHGGTIFLDEIGEMPLHLQAKLLRVLQDYEVRPVGGEKTIRLDVRVTASTNRSLEAEVARGNFRQDLYYRLSVLTLTIPPLRHRREDIPTMVRRFIAFFRYKIGREINGFSDQALQALSNYDWPGNVRELMNVIERAMLLCKTDVIQMAELPHVFHGNPAVSAAGLTGAARGAAEWLDKTLPEVQKEVLAQVERLYLEMALRKTGGRIAETARIAGIHPRGLYNKMKQAGLRKEAFKK